A genomic window from Sphingobacterium spiritivorum includes:
- a CDS encoding helix-turn-helix domain-containing protein, whose protein sequence is MSKIKRITPTDFIGQFMSEMSTEFAILRTPIQIHDIAKTSGFIKVPTPLHRPEFNFIVHITRGSAKQQVDANLVSLKENEILFVRQGNVTSLREVSPDASGFMILFEDQTLNQLLSKQELIKLFSANVVVQLPEESSVWLNSLFELLSTELYHPNPNLGICYSLFQAGLQKIFTSSKELNKNMNRSAEVTFNFKELVYKHYLEHKTIRFYAATLSVSENYLHRCVSETIGESPKEWINKVSILQSQLLLQDLTKSISEIAFELNYGDPSYFGRLFKKITGVTPSEYRIAFMQDLSE, encoded by the coding sequence GTGAGTAAAATAAAGAGAATAACTCCGACAGATTTCATAGGGCAGTTTATGTCAGAAATGTCGACTGAATTTGCGATTTTAAGAACGCCTATTCAGATACACGATATAGCAAAAACATCAGGTTTTATTAAAGTGCCTACACCGTTACACAGGCCGGAATTCAATTTTATTGTTCATATTACCAGAGGAAGCGCCAAACAGCAGGTAGATGCTAATCTGGTATCCCTGAAAGAAAATGAGATCTTGTTTGTCAGACAGGGGAATGTAACCTCTTTAAGAGAGGTGAGTCCGGATGCTTCAGGATTTATGATTCTATTTGAAGATCAGACGCTTAATCAGCTGTTATCCAAACAGGAACTTATTAAGCTTTTTTCAGCCAATGTGGTTGTTCAGTTACCGGAGGAAAGCAGTGTATGGCTTAACTCATTATTTGAGTTGTTGAGTACCGAGCTTTATCACCCCAATCCAAATCTGGGAATCTGCTATTCACTTTTTCAGGCAGGACTGCAGAAGATATTTACTTCCAGTAAGGAGTTGAATAAAAATATGAACCGAAGTGCTGAGGTTACTTTTAATTTTAAGGAACTGGTATACAAGCACTATCTGGAACATAAGACCATCAGATTTTATGCCGCTACGCTATCTGTATCTGAAAACTACCTCCATAGATGTGTAAGTGAAACTATCGGTGAAAGTCCGAAAGAATGGATCAACAAAGTAAGTATCCTGCAAAGCCAGCTGTTATTGCAGGATCTGACCAAAAGCATTTCCGAAATTGCTTTTGAACTCAATTATGGTGACCCCAGCTATTTTGGACGCCTCTTTAAAAAAATAACCGGAGTAACTCCATCGGAATATCGGATTGCTTTTATGCAGGATTTGTCCGAGTAA
- a CDS encoding DUF6268 family outer membrane beta-barrel protein, with product MKTLIVIKNGDSGSRLSVTPHGKYKALIKCARLYLVALFSIFFINNSYSQLIQDIGGIAVTSHNKADFKDFPSESLSSANKFQLNTYDAWLSVPPVNIGKTSIFTNLNYRLMDFNYDDNTIADPNRIGRIQEIKSTIIIQHPISRKWSVMAIAMPTLAGEKSVSFDDLILDGILGVSKKFGSESNLEIGFGVHALYSFGETLITPGITVDYRSTNNKWLAQFYWPRLNVLYNVSSNTQVGLAGSIDWTRFNLKNYRGYNDREIDYAQFSTIHGGLQIHQRLIGGLWLQAQGGMGLLNSYELYDTNQKTVNKFSISNMAYGKAALTYRIGRR from the coding sequence ATGAAAACATTAATAGTTATTAAAAACGGTGATAGCGGCAGCAGGCTTTCGGTCACCCCTCATGGTAAGTATAAAGCGTTGATCAAATGTGCACGTCTGTATTTGGTCGCTTTATTTTCTATCTTCTTTATAAATAACAGTTACAGCCAGCTTATTCAGGATATTGGTGGAATTGCAGTTACGAGTCATAATAAAGCTGATTTTAAAGATTTTCCTTCCGAAAGTTTAAGTTCAGCAAACAAGTTTCAACTGAATACCTATGATGCATGGTTGTCGGTTCCTCCTGTTAATATTGGTAAAACAAGCATTTTTACTAACCTTAATTATCGGTTGATGGACTTCAATTATGATGACAATACGATCGCTGATCCAAATCGTATCGGAAGGATTCAGGAAATTAAATCAACCATAATTATCCAACACCCCATTTCGCGTAAATGGTCTGTCATGGCGATAGCTATGCCAACCCTTGCTGGAGAAAAGTCCGTCTCGTTTGATGATCTGATTTTGGACGGTATACTTGGGGTATCCAAAAAATTTGGTTCTGAATCAAATCTTGAGATAGGATTTGGCGTTCATGCACTGTATTCTTTCGGAGAGACATTGATTACGCCGGGAATAACTGTTGATTATCGCAGTACTAACAATAAATGGTTGGCACAATTTTACTGGCCCCGGTTAAATGTGCTTTATAATGTAAGTTCGAATACGCAGGTCGGTTTGGCAGGCTCCATAGACTGGACACGGTTTAACCTGAAAAATTATCGCGGTTATAACGACAGAGAGATAGATTATGCTCAGTTCTCCACGATTCATGGCGGATTGCAGATACATCAACGGCTGATAGGAGGGCTCTGGTTGCAGGCACAGGGAGGAATGGGACTTTTGAACAGTTACGAACTGTACGACACTAACCAAAAAACTGTGAATAAGTTCTCTATTTCTAATATGGCATACGGAAAAGCAGCATTGACTTATCGTATTGGTAGGAGATAA
- a CDS encoding DUF2141 domain-containing protein has translation MKTTIFTALLLCASVMARAQQAKLSINVMNVEPGKGTVVLNIYDKKEDFLKKVFLSKTLKADDSNLTFVIDLPKKGIYAITVFQDKDDNKKLKQDWFGIPQEPVGYGNNFKPSAKPGFKDCSITVDRDHVIQTIKLY, from the coding sequence ATGAAAACAACAATTTTTACAGCTCTTCTCCTGTGTGCTTCAGTTATGGCGAGGGCGCAACAGGCAAAATTGAGTATCAATGTTATGAATGTTGAACCGGGTAAAGGCACGGTCGTATTGAATATTTATGATAAAAAAGAAGATTTCCTGAAGAAAGTCTTCCTGAGTAAAACACTTAAAGCAGATGATTCAAACCTGACATTCGTTATTGATTTGCCCAAGAAAGGTATCTACGCCATTACTGTTTTTCAGGATAAGGATGACAATAAGAAATTAAAACAAGATTGGTTTGGTATTCCGCAGGAACCTGTTGGCTATGGAAATAATTTCAAACCATCTGCAAAACCCGGTTTTAAGGATTGCTCGATAACGGTAGACCGTGATCATGTGATTCAAACGATTAAACTTTATTAA